In a genomic window of Scyliorhinus torazame isolate Kashiwa2021f chromosome 5, sScyTor2.1, whole genome shotgun sequence:
- the LOC140420448 gene encoding uncharacterized protein isoform X1: MEKPWKCEDCGKGFKGPYGLERHQRSHTGARPFTCSVCETGFTAPCQLERHQRSHTGERPFTCSQCEKGFTDIGNLRRHERVHTGERPFTCSQCEKGFTDIGSLRRHERDHTGERPFTCSDCGKEFTRLFHLQRHHRVHTGERPFTCTVCGKEFTQLPNLQRHQRVHTGERPFICTVCDKGFTRLSHLQRHQSAHTGERPFTCTVCDKGFTRLPHLQNHQRVHTGEKPFICNVCDMGFTQLSSLLKHNVTHTKSRPFKCSECRRGFKSSQLLMSHQRVHSEERPFTSPTGKSFTRSSLAEPQCHSQQ, from the coding sequence atggagaaaccatggaaatgtgaggattgtggaaaGGGGTTCAAAGGTCCGTATggactggaaaggcatcaacgcagtcacactggagcgaggccgttcacctgctctgtgtgtgagacagGATTCACAGCCCCGTgccagctggaaaggcatcaacgcagtcacactggagaaaggcctttcacctgctctcagtgtgaaaagggattcactgacattggcaacctgcggagacatgaaagagttcacactggagagaggcctttcacctgctctcagtgtgaaaagggattcactgacattggtagcctgcggagacacgaacgagatcacactggagagaggcctttcacctgctctgactgtgggaaggaattcactcggttattccacctgcagagacaccatcgagttcacactggggagaggccgttcacctgcactgtgtgtgggaaggaattcactcagttacccaacctgcagagacaccagagagttcacaccggggagaggccgttcatctgcactgtgtgtgataagggattcactcggttatcccacctgcagagacaccagagcgctcacactggggagaggccattcacctgcactgtgtgtgataagggattcactcgcttaccccacctgcagaaccaccagcgagttcacaccggggagaagccgttcatctgcaatgtgtgtgatatgggattcactcaattatccagcctgctgaaacacaatgtcactcacaccaagagcaggccctttaaatgctctgaatgcaggaggggtttcaaaagctcacagctactgatgtcccaccagcgcgttcactctgaggagagaccgttcacttcTCCGACTGGAAAAagcttcactcggtcatcacttgctgaaccacaatgtcactcacagcaatga